One window of the Rufibacter radiotolerans genome contains the following:
- the moaC gene encoding cyclic pyranopterin monophosphate synthase MoaC, producing the protein MSTLSHIDDQGLPGMVDVSGKSTTTRTALAEATVRFPLDVFKILSAQDFLTKKGAVIQTAIIAGVMAAKKTSDLIPLCHPLALSSCKVNIIPTGEAALHITCQVRCEGKTGVEMEALTGASAAALCIYDMCKALTHDIKITDIQLLEKTGGKSDIHAGDR; encoded by the coding sequence ATGAGCACTTTATCTCATATAGATGACCAGGGATTACCGGGTATGGTAGACGTATCGGGTAAAAGTACCACCACCAGAACCGCCCTCGCAGAGGCAACCGTGCGGTTCCCTCTAGATGTTTTCAAAATCCTTTCGGCGCAGGATTTCCTAACCAAAAAGGGCGCGGTAATCCAGACGGCAATTATTGCGGGCGTCATGGCGGCCAAGAAAACCTCTGACCTTATTCCCTTGTGCCACCCGCTGGCCCTTTCTTCCTGTAAAGTGAACATTATCCCTACCGGCGAGGCGGCCTTGCACATCACCTGCCAGGTACGCTGCGAAGGCAAGACCGGAGTAGAGATGGAAGCCTTGACCGGGGCCTCGGCGGCGGCGCTTTGCATCTATGATATGTGCAAAGCCCTCACCCATGACATTAAAATAACGGACATTCAATTGCTGGAGAAGACCGGCGGAAAATCTGATATCCATGCAGGCGACCGGTAA
- a CDS encoding NTP transferase domain-containing protein gives MQATGNLYGLVLSGGQSTRMGQDKGLLQYHGKTQRQHAYQLLQQVCDRVFLSLRPGQEHNLEDQMEFLLDNHPFRGPINGILSALQQHPSAAFLVMACDLPLVTESTVLNLKQERDPSLTVTAYAVEGSELPEPLLAIWEPSAYEPALAFALGGTFCPRKFLLQAHTKLIRPNNAEEIFNANNPEEYAYALNQLRHGKQV, from the coding sequence ATGCAGGCGACCGGTAATTTGTATGGGCTGGTCTTAAGCGGCGGCCAAAGTACCCGCATGGGGCAAGACAAAGGCTTGCTGCAGTACCACGGCAAAACCCAGCGTCAGCACGCCTACCAATTACTGCAGCAGGTATGTGACCGCGTTTTCCTTAGCCTTCGGCCAGGCCAGGAGCATAACCTGGAAGACCAGATGGAATTTCTCCTGGACAACCACCCTTTCCGGGGCCCGATCAACGGGATTTTAAGCGCTTTACAGCAACACCCCAGCGCCGCTTTCCTGGTGATGGCCTGCGACTTACCCTTGGTTACTGAAAGCACAGTTTTAAACCTGAAACAGGAACGGGATCCTTCGTTAACGGTCACGGCCTACGCGGTCGAAGGCTCTGAATTACCGGAGCCCTTGCTGGCTATCTGGGAGCCTTCCGCCTATGAACCCGCCCTCGCATTTGCCCTGGGTGGTACCTTTTGTCCCCGCAAATTCTTGTTGCAGGCCCATACCAAATTGATCAGGCCCAACAATGCGGAGGAAATATTCAACGCCAATAACCCCGAGGAATATGCCTACGCCTTAAACCAATTGCGCCATGGAAAACAGGTATAG